Proteins encoded by one window of Candidatus Endowatersipora endosymbiont of Watersipora subatra:
- the gmk gene encoding guanylate kinase: protein MHRLSQKLNFSFERKGLMFVLSSPSGAGKSTIARHLLQEEPRLSLSVSVTTRKRRPNEIEGTDYLFKSKNEFDMVREGNGLLEWANVHGNFYGTPLEPVEQAMAEGRDMLFDIDWQGALKIFERAPADIVSVFILPPSIAELKNRLIFRAEDTKDVIDERLENARNEIGHWIDYDYIVINDDLDRAFSEVKSILQSERLRRDRQVGIGNFISDMLT, encoded by the coding sequence ATGCATAGACTCAGCCAAAAACTTAACTTTTCTTTTGAAAGAAAAGGACTGATGTTTGTATTGTCATCTCCTTCTGGTGCAGGAAAATCAACGATTGCCCGTCATCTTTTGCAAGAGGAACCACGCTTATCTCTTTCAGTTTCTGTTACTACTAGGAAACGACGTCCTAATGAAATTGAAGGAACCGATTATCTATTTAAATCCAAAAATGAGTTCGATATGGTTCGTGAAGGGAATGGTCTTTTAGAATGGGCAAACGTTCATGGCAATTTTTACGGTACTCCGTTGGAGCCAGTCGAGCAAGCCATGGCTGAAGGTCGGGACATGTTATTTGATATTGATTGGCAGGGTGCCTTAAAAATTTTTGAGAGAGCGCCGGCTGACATTGTTAGCGTCTTCATACTACCACCATCGATAGCCGAGTTAAAGAATCGTCTTATCTTTCGTGCTGAAGACACAAAAGATGTTATTGACGAACGACTGGAGAATGCCCGTAATGAGATTGGACATTGGATTGATTACGACTATATTGTTATTAACGATGATTTAGATAGGGCATTTTCAGAAGTTAAGTCCATCTTACAATCTGAACGACTCAGGCGGGATCGTCAGGTTGGTATTGGTAATTTTATCTCAGATATGCTGACCTAG
- the mltG gene encoding endolytic transglycosylase MltG: MLLFLSAWYGNKKFKDEGPLRKETTYVVQRGSTFHSIEPDLIARDIIPRQGGLDMFLCAVWMLGKSSQLKAGEFLFLPGMSMYDIVKTLTEGPVIEYSITFPEGWTSYQIMKKIQVDTRLVGGLPSMPLEGTLLPNTYFFPRGTSRIELINRIKQAQKKELARIWATRSEGLPVKTESELVILASIVEKETSIHNERSHIASVFMNRLNKGMRLESDPTIIYGIFGGKRKPKGRPIYRSDIRHATPYNTYRINGLPPTPITNPGLASMKAVAQPLKTSDLFFVADGRGGHFFSETLQQHNDNVLKWRNLKKKKESIKVHYHQYQ; encoded by the coding sequence ATGCTCCTCTTCCTCTCTGCCTGGTATGGAAATAAAAAATTTAAGGATGAGGGTCCATTAAGAAAAGAAACAACTTATGTAGTTCAAAGAGGGTCAACATTTCATTCTATTGAACCAGATCTTATTGCACGTGATATCATTCCTCGCCAAGGAGGATTAGATATGTTTTTATGTGCTGTATGGATGTTAGGAAAATCATCACAGCTGAAAGCGGGAGAATTTCTATTTTTACCAGGGATGAGCATGTATGATATTGTAAAAACGCTCACAGAAGGACCTGTTATTGAATATTCGATCACTTTTCCTGAAGGTTGGACATCTTATCAGATTATGAAAAAGATCCAGGTTGACACAAGACTAGTTGGGGGACTTCCCTCTATGCCCTTGGAGGGAACATTGCTTCCCAATACATATTTTTTTCCGCGTGGAACCAGTCGTATAGAGCTTATCAATAGAATAAAACAAGCTCAAAAAAAAGAATTAGCAAGAATTTGGGCGACGCGCTCTGAGGGATTACCTGTTAAAACAGAATCAGAATTGGTCATTTTAGCTTCAATTGTTGAGAAAGAAACTAGCATTCATAATGAACGATCTCACATTGCATCTGTATTTATGAATCGGCTTAATAAAGGGATGCGACTCGAATCAGATCCCACAATCATATATGGAATATTTGGTGGAAAAAGGAAACCAAAGGGAAGGCCAATATACCGCTCGGATATACGCCATGCGACACCTTATAACACCTATCGAATTAATGGGCTCCCACCAACACCAATCACCAATCCTGGATTGGCATCCATGAAAGCTGTTGCTCAGCCTCTGAAAACTAGTGACTTGTTTTTTGTTGCTGACGGGAGGGGGGGGCATTTTTTTTCTGAAACACTGCAACAGCATAACGATAATGTTTTAAAATGGCGAAATCTTAAGAAGAAAAAGGAAAGCATTAAGGTTCACTATCATCAATATCAGTAA
- the fabF gene encoding beta-ketoacyl-ACP synthase II, with protein sequence MRRVVATGIGSVTPLGGDAETTWSNILKGKNAAARVTKFEVEDLPSKIACELPIGDTASGHFSPDDWMEVKEQRKVDPFIVYAVSAASQALNDAGWHPSTDEEKNTTGTIIGSGIGGLQGIEQTSFLLAERGPRRVSPFFIPGRLINLASGYVSIMHGLRGPNHSVVTACSSGAHAIGDAGRMIALGDADVMVAGGAESPVCRLSLAGFAACKALSTSYNDTPKKASRPWDNSRDGFVMGEGAGIVVLEELKHARARGAKIYGELIGYGLSGDAFHITAPSENHEGAYRAMFASLKRARIDASEIDYVNAHATSTMADTMELCAVQRLVGKASFKLSMSSTKSAIGHLLGAAGSVEAIFCLQAMRDNKLPPTLNLENTDIKTPIDLVPKVSKEKELTTVLSNSFGFGGTNASLIFRKMI encoded by the coding sequence ATGAGACGTGTCGTAGCCACAGGCATTGGTTCTGTTACACCGCTTGGCGGTGATGCTGAAACAACTTGGTCAAATATCCTAAAAGGAAAAAATGCTGCCGCCAGAGTCACAAAATTCGAAGTTGAAGATTTACCATCCAAAATTGCTTGTGAATTACCAATCGGTGATACCGCTTCTGGTCATTTTAGTCCTGATGACTGGATGGAGGTCAAGGAGCAACGTAAAGTTGATCCATTTATTGTCTATGCAGTTTCAGCGGCTTCCCAGGCTTTAAATGATGCTGGATGGCATCCCTCTACTGATGAAGAAAAAAATACTACCGGTACAATTATCGGTTCTGGTATCGGTGGCTTGCAAGGTATCGAGCAAACATCTTTTCTTCTCGCCGAACGAGGACCGCGTCGGGTTAGCCCATTTTTTATTCCTGGTCGATTAATCAATCTTGCATCAGGTTATGTCTCCATCATGCACGGCTTACGAGGGCCCAATCATTCTGTTGTCACGGCTTGTTCAAGCGGAGCACATGCGATTGGTGATGCTGGTCGTATGATTGCATTGGGTGATGCTGATGTTATGGTAGCCGGAGGCGCTGAATCACCAGTTTGTCGTTTATCACTGGCAGGATTTGCTGCCTGTAAAGCTTTATCGACGAGTTATAATGATACTCCGAAAAAAGCATCCCGTCCATGGGACAATAGTCGCGATGGATTTGTTATGGGAGAGGGAGCCGGTATTGTTGTACTTGAAGAATTAAAGCATGCAAGAGCACGTGGAGCAAAGATCTATGGTGAACTCATTGGTTACGGTTTGTCAGGGGATGCCTTTCATATTACAGCACCCTCAGAAAATCATGAAGGGGCCTACCGCGCAATGTTTGCCAGTTTAAAACGTGCAAGAATTGATGCTTCTGAGATTGATTATGTAAATGCCCATGCGACATCTACAATGGCTGATACAATGGAATTATGTGCAGTCCAGCGTCTTGTAGGTAAAGCCTCTTTTAAACTCTCAATGTCTTCGACAAAGTCAGCTATTGGTCATTTGCTGGGAGCCGCTGGATCCGTTGAAGCTATTTTCTGTCTTCAAGCGATGCGGGATAATAAACTTCCCCCAACTCTTAATCTTGAGAATACAGATATCAAGACACCAATCGATCTGGTTCCTAAAGTTTCTAAAGAAAAAGAACTAACAACAGTCTTGTCGAACTCATTTGGTTTTGGAGGAACTAACGCTTCTCTGATTTTCCGTAAAATGATTTAG